In Candidatus Limnocylindria bacterium, the genomic window GAACCAGTCGGCGATGCGTTTCGCGTGCTCGACGCGATTGCGCGGCTTCCCGCCACGCGTGAGGTCATGGTTGTCCTCAGGGAAGCGAACGAACGTCGTTTCGACGCCGTGCAGACGCAGCGCGATGAAGAACTGCTCTGCCTGCTCGATGGGACA contains:
- a CDS encoding prolyl oligopeptidase family serine peptidase, giving the protein PWHNADKLIERSPLTYVPKVKTPLLILHAERDLRCPIEQAEQFFIALRLHGVETTFVRFPEDNHDLTRGGKPRNRVEHAKRIADWFDAHP